One window of the Klebsiella sp. WP3-W18-ESBL-02 genome contains the following:
- a CDS encoding ABC transporter permease, producing the protein MSTAILAPGSRTRRFSKRLMQVAVTLFGLLLLTFFIGRVMPIDPVLAIVGPDADQSTYQQVYHQLGFDQSLMTQFGIYFVNLLHGDLGNALLTGKPVIDDIIRVFPATMELATMAIIVGAGLGIPLGVLAAARRNSLSDYVVRIISLAGYSTPIFWVGMMGLLVFYAWLGWVGGAGRVDLGLDGIVPRRTGLMTVDALLAGNSEVFWNAINHLVLPAALLGFHSLAYISRMTRSSMLAQLSQEFIITARVKGLTERQVIWNHAFRNILVQLLTVVALAYGSLLEGAVLIETVFSWPGFGSYLTGSLLLGDMNAVMGCVLLVGVIFVMLNLLSDMLYQFFDPRTKS; encoded by the coding sequence ATGAGTACGGCTATTCTTGCGCCCGGCTCCCGGACCCGGCGCTTCTCAAAACGGTTGATGCAGGTGGCGGTGACGCTGTTTGGCCTGCTGCTGCTGACGTTCTTTATTGGCCGCGTGATGCCGATTGACCCGGTGCTGGCGATTGTCGGCCCGGACGCTGACCAAAGTACTTACCAGCAGGTCTATCACCAGCTGGGATTCGACCAGTCGCTCATGACCCAGTTTGGCATTTACTTTGTCAACCTGCTGCACGGCGATCTGGGCAATGCGCTGCTGACCGGTAAACCGGTTATCGACGATATTATTCGCGTCTTCCCCGCGACCATGGAGCTGGCAACGATGGCGATTATCGTCGGCGCGGGTCTTGGTATTCCGCTGGGCGTACTGGCGGCGGCGCGTCGCAACAGCCTTTCCGACTACGTGGTGCGTATTATCAGCCTCGCCGGCTACTCTACCCCCATCTTCTGGGTGGGGATGATGGGGCTGCTGGTGTTCTACGCCTGGCTGGGTTGGGTCGGCGGCGCCGGGCGCGTGGATCTGGGGCTGGACGGCATTGTGCCGCGTCGTACCGGACTCATGACCGTCGATGCGCTGCTGGCGGGTAACAGCGAGGTGTTCTGGAACGCGATTAACCACCTGGTTCTGCCCGCCGCGCTGCTCGGCTTCCATTCGCTGGCCTACATCAGCCGTATGACCCGCAGCTCTATGCTGGCGCAGCTGTCGCAGGAGTTCATCATCACCGCACGAGTGAAGGGTTTAACCGAGCGGCAGGTGATTTGGAATCATGCGTTTCGCAACATTCTCGTGCAGCTGCTGACGGTGGTGGCGCTGGCCTACGGCTCGCTGCTGGAAGGGGCGGTATTGATTGAAACCGTCTTCTCCTGGCCCGGGTTTGGCTCCTATCTCACCGGCAGCCTGCTGCTGGGTGATATGAACGCGGTGATGGGCTGCGTACTGCTGGTAGGGGTGATCTTCGTGATGCTCAACCTGCTCTCCGACATGCTGTATCAATTCTTCGATCCGAGGACAAAATCATGA
- a CDS encoding ABC transporter substrate-binding protein: protein MKKSSLLGACLLALSMTMGSGAALAKTPPDQLIIGMNMNNLLTLDPAAMTGNEVVGIVVNLYDSLVELDPQQLTNVKPALAKSWDISPDGKTLTFHLHNNVKFHSGNPLTAADVVWSMRRILHLNLAQASVWKSYGFSKKNVDKQVTAPDDYTVQIVLPKDNDPQLVIYSLGALGNLGVLDSKTVQSHEQDNDWGNKWLTTHEAGSGPFTLETWQAKDVLRMKRNPDYWRGEPKMSRVVLRHFQESQTLRLMIEKGDLDIANNMAVSDINALRKDPQLTVDAVQRGTMYYVSMSMKEAHFANPKVREAVRYLIDYQGINKALMPGYGVLHQRPIKAGMPSTLPDPGYTFDLAKAKKLLAEAGYPDGFDTTLRVLADQPFLNIAIAVQSTLMQAGIKAKIITGTGNQIYGAMRERKFDMLVGRGGSGMEPHPHSSLRALVYNPDNSDAAKLTNFQGWRTGFYDKPLNEMIDGALLERDPQKQIADYQAIQTRFDSLIPAMIPVSQMVDSVVVRNEVKDYQPHPSATTFLRDVYKVSEGDKG from the coding sequence ATGAAAAAATCCTCCTTACTGGGAGCGTGTTTGCTCGCGCTCTCCATGACGATGGGGAGCGGGGCGGCGTTGGCTAAAACGCCGCCGGACCAGCTCATCATTGGCATGAACATGAATAACCTGCTGACCCTCGACCCGGCCGCGATGACCGGTAACGAGGTGGTCGGTATTGTGGTGAATCTCTATGACTCGCTGGTGGAACTGGATCCTCAGCAGTTGACCAACGTTAAACCGGCACTCGCCAAATCCTGGGATATCAGTCCGGACGGCAAAACGCTGACTTTTCATCTGCATAACAACGTCAAGTTCCACTCCGGAAACCCGCTGACCGCCGCCGACGTGGTGTGGTCGATGCGGCGTATTTTGCACCTCAACCTCGCTCAGGCATCGGTGTGGAAATCCTACGGCTTTAGCAAAAAGAACGTCGACAAGCAGGTGACCGCGCCGGACGACTATACGGTGCAGATTGTCCTGCCGAAGGATAACGATCCGCAGCTGGTGATTTACTCGCTGGGCGCGCTCGGCAACCTGGGCGTGCTCGACAGTAAAACCGTACAGAGTCACGAACAGGATAACGACTGGGGCAACAAATGGCTGACCACGCACGAAGCCGGATCGGGGCCGTTTACGCTGGAAACCTGGCAGGCGAAAGACGTGCTGCGCATGAAGCGTAACCCGGACTACTGGCGCGGCGAGCCGAAGATGAGCCGCGTGGTGCTGCGCCACTTCCAGGAGTCGCAGACCCTGCGTCTGATGATTGAAAAAGGCGATCTCGACATCGCTAACAATATGGCGGTGTCGGATATCAACGCTCTGCGTAAAGACCCACAGCTCACCGTCGATGCGGTACAACGCGGCACCATGTATTACGTGTCGATGAGCATGAAAGAGGCGCACTTCGCCAATCCCAAAGTACGTGAAGCCGTGCGCTACCTGATTGATTATCAGGGTATTAACAAAGCGCTGATGCCGGGCTACGGCGTATTGCACCAGCGGCCGATTAAAGCCGGGATGCCGTCAACGCTGCCGGATCCTGGCTACACCTTCGATCTGGCAAAAGCCAAAAAGCTGCTGGCGGAGGCAGGATACCCGGACGGTTTTGACACCACCCTGCGGGTGCTGGCCGATCAGCCGTTCCTCAACATTGCCATTGCCGTGCAGTCGACGCTGATGCAGGCGGGCATTAAGGCCAAAATCATCACCGGCACCGGTAACCAGATTTACGGTGCGATGCGTGAACGCAAGTTCGACATGCTGGTGGGGCGCGGCGGCAGCGGCATGGAGCCGCACCCGCACTCCAGCCTGCGCGCGCTGGTGTACAACCCGGACAACAGCGATGCGGCGAAGCTCACCAACTTCCAGGGCTGGCGCACCGGTTTCTACGACAAACCGCTCAACGAGATGATCGACGGCGCGCTGCTGGAGCGTGACCCACAAAAACAGATTGCCGATTATCAGGCGATTCAAACCCGTTTTGATTCGCTGATCCCGGCGATGATCCCGGTGTCGCAGATGGTGGATTCGGTGGTGGTGCGCAATGAAGTGAAAGACTACCAACCGCACCCATCGGCCACCACGTTCCTGCGAGATGTCTACAAAGTTAGCGAAGGAGATAAAGGATGA
- a CDS encoding ABC transporter substrate-binding protein produces MHNNSFRIALPLVLCACTASAVAAETVDLRMSWWGGNSRHQVTLKALEAFHQQHPDINVKAEYTGWDGHTSRLTTQLAGGTEPDVMQTNWNWLTLFSKDGNGFYDLNKVKAEIGLDQFTAKDLQPVTVKGKLNGIPVAMTARIFYYNDQTWKKAGLGYPQNWDELMHAGKTFASKLGKQYYPVAPESLGVLALLNSYMVQKYNIPAIDEQSKKFTYSDAQWVEFFQLYKTLIDNHVIPDMKYYASFGKGNMYEMKPWIEGEWGGVYMWNTAVTKYSDNLKPPAKLELGSYPMLPGATDAGLFMKPSMMLSIGKTTQHPQAAAKLINFLLNSKEGVTLLGLERGVPLSKSGAETLTASGVINDKDPSVAGIKLALSLPAKVGVSPYLEDPQLVQEFDSALQSIDYGKKSVAEAAADFKRQSERILKRAMR; encoded by the coding sequence ATGCATAATAATTCTTTCCGTATTGCTCTACCGCTCGTGCTTTGTGCCTGTACCGCTTCCGCAGTAGCAGCGGAAACCGTCGACCTGCGCATGTCGTGGTGGGGCGGTAACAGTCGCCATCAGGTGACCTTAAAAGCGCTGGAAGCTTTTCATCAGCAGCATCCGGATATTAACGTGAAAGCGGAATACACCGGCTGGGACGGCCACACCTCGCGCCTGACCACGCAGCTGGCGGGCGGCACCGAGCCGGACGTCATGCAGACCAACTGGAACTGGCTGACGCTGTTCTCGAAAGACGGTAACGGCTTTTACGATCTCAACAAGGTAAAAGCGGAAATTGGTCTCGACCAGTTCACCGCCAAAGACCTTCAGCCGGTGACGGTGAAGGGCAAACTGAACGGGATTCCCGTCGCCATGACCGCTCGTATTTTCTATTACAACGACCAGACCTGGAAAAAAGCCGGTTTAGGCTATCCGCAAAACTGGGATGAGCTGATGCACGCCGGGAAAACCTTTGCGAGCAAGCTGGGCAAACAGTACTACCCGGTTGCCCCGGAGAGCCTCGGCGTGCTGGCGCTGCTCAATTCGTATATGGTGCAGAAGTACAACATCCCGGCCATCGATGAACAGAGCAAAAAGTTTACCTACAGCGACGCGCAGTGGGTGGAGTTTTTCCAGCTGTATAAAACGCTTATCGATAATCATGTTATTCCGGACATGAAGTATTACGCCTCATTTGGCAAGGGCAACATGTACGAGATGAAGCCGTGGATCGAGGGCGAATGGGGCGGGGTGTATATGTGGAACACCGCCGTGACCAAATATTCTGATAACCTGAAACCGCCCGCGAAACTGGAGCTGGGGAGCTATCCCATGCTGCCTGGGGCCACCGACGCGGGGCTGTTTATGAAACCGTCGATGATGCTGTCGATTGGCAAAACCACACAACACCCGCAGGCGGCGGCGAAGCTGATTAACTTCCTGCTCAACAGCAAAGAGGGCGTGACGCTGCTGGGGCTGGAGCGCGGCGTGCCGCTGAGCAAAAGCGGCGCGGAGACCCTGACCGCATCTGGCGTGATCAACGACAAAGACCCTTCGGTTGCTGGCATCAAGCTCGCGCTGTCGCTACCGGCGAAGGTCGGCGTGTCGCCGTATCTGGAAGATCCGCAGCTGGTGCAGGAATTTGATAGCGCGCTGCAATCTATTGACTACGGCAAGAAATCCGTCGCCGAAGCGGCGGCGGATTTCAAGCGTCAGTCTGAGCGAATCTTAAAACGCGCAATGCGTTAA
- a CDS encoding mandelate racemase family protein — protein sequence MKIESVNVTVFQHPTRRVSDSAGHSHPGPESMAKMAMLTITADDGSQGYSFAPPEIVRPFVVNTFFRKVLVGQDPFNRERIWQDLVHWQRGSAHQLTERALSFVEQALWDLIGRKLNVPVYKLLGGYRDKVPAYGSTMCGDDLEGGLSTPEEYAAFAETLVARGYKAIKLHTWMPPVSFAPNPKMDIKACAAVREAVGPDIDLMIDGYHWYSRTEALWIGKELEKLNFAWFEEPMEEDSMSSYAWLAENLSIPIIGPESFGGKHHSRADWVKAGACDILRAGANGVGGITPTMKVAALAESFGMDCEVHGNGAASLAAVGAIRNCRWYERGLLHPFLDYDQPAAYLNSIIDPMDADGFVHLSQRPGLGEDINFDYIEANTVSHD from the coding sequence ATGAAAATTGAATCTGTAAATGTCACCGTTTTCCAGCATCCTACCCGCCGCGTCTCCGACAGCGCCGGGCACTCCCATCCGGGGCCGGAAAGCATGGCAAAAATGGCGATGCTGACCATTACCGCCGATGATGGCAGCCAAGGCTACTCGTTCGCGCCGCCGGAAATTGTGCGCCCGTTTGTGGTGAATACCTTCTTCCGTAAAGTGCTGGTCGGCCAGGACCCGTTCAACCGTGAGCGCATCTGGCAGGATCTGGTGCACTGGCAGCGCGGCAGCGCCCATCAGTTGACCGAACGCGCGCTGTCGTTTGTTGAACAGGCGCTGTGGGACCTGATTGGGCGCAAGCTCAACGTGCCGGTGTATAAACTGCTCGGCGGCTATCGCGATAAGGTGCCGGCCTACGGCAGCACCATGTGCGGCGATGACTTAGAAGGCGGTCTCTCTACCCCGGAAGAGTATGCGGCATTTGCTGAAACCCTGGTCGCTCGCGGCTATAAGGCCATTAAGCTGCACACCTGGATGCCGCCGGTCTCCTTTGCGCCGAACCCGAAAATGGATATCAAAGCCTGTGCGGCAGTGCGTGAAGCGGTCGGCCCGGATATTGACCTGATGATCGACGGTTATCACTGGTACAGCCGTACCGAGGCGCTATGGATCGGTAAAGAGCTGGAGAAACTCAACTTCGCGTGGTTTGAAGAGCCGATGGAAGAAGACAGCATGTCGTCCTACGCGTGGCTGGCGGAGAATCTGTCGATTCCGATTATCGGCCCGGAAAGCTTCGGCGGTAAACATCACAGCCGCGCCGACTGGGTGAAAGCGGGCGCGTGCGACATTCTGCGTGCGGGCGCCAATGGCGTGGGTGGCATCACGCCAACCATGAAGGTGGCGGCGCTGGCAGAGTCGTTTGGCATGGACTGCGAAGTCCACGGCAACGGCGCGGCAAGCCTGGCGGCGGTGGGGGCGATTCGGAACTGCCGCTGGTACGAACGCGGCCTGCTGCACCCGTTCCTCGACTACGACCAGCCAGCCGCTTACCTGAACAGCATCATCGACCCGATGGATGCCGATGGATTTGTGCATTTGTCACAACGCCCCGGACTGGGCGAAGACATCAATTTTGACTATATCGAAGCCAATACCGTCAGCCACGACTGA
- a CDS encoding ABC transporter ATP-binding protein, which translates to MIEVKNLNLAFGEGEKRNQVLYDVNFHVRPGEIYGLVGESGSGKTTVLKCLAGLFNHWQGELTIHGQPLEHAISRQRCRKVQMVFQDPYGSLHPRHTIGDILEEPLQIHGIGERDRRINTLLDRVGLNRAFRDRYPHQLSGGQRQRVAIARALILEPQVLLLDEPTSALDVSVQAEILNLLAELQKESNLTYLMVTHDLGVIAHLCQKVAVMQYGKILETLTVDALVNGEAKTPYTQMLVNASRQYTREMAREVAAY; encoded by the coding sequence ATGATTGAAGTGAAGAATCTGAACCTGGCGTTTGGCGAAGGCGAGAAGCGCAACCAGGTGCTGTACGACGTCAATTTTCACGTCAGGCCCGGTGAGATTTACGGGCTGGTGGGGGAGTCAGGCTCCGGGAAAACCACGGTGCTGAAGTGCCTGGCCGGGCTGTTTAACCACTGGCAGGGTGAACTGACCATTCATGGTCAGCCGTTGGAACACGCCATCAGCCGCCAACGCTGCCGTAAGGTACAGATGGTGTTTCAGGACCCGTACGGTTCGCTGCATCCGCGTCATACCATCGGCGATATTCTCGAAGAGCCGCTACAGATTCACGGCATCGGCGAGCGCGATCGGCGGATTAACACGCTGCTGGATAGAGTCGGGCTGAACCGGGCGTTTCGCGACCGCTATCCGCACCAGCTCTCTGGCGGCCAGCGACAGCGCGTGGCGATTGCCCGCGCGCTGATCCTTGAGCCGCAGGTGCTGCTGTTGGATGAACCCACGTCGGCGCTGGATGTGTCGGTGCAGGCGGAAATCCTCAATCTGCTGGCGGAGCTGCAAAAAGAGTCGAATCTGACCTACCTGATGGTTACTCACGATCTGGGCGTGATCGCCCATTTGTGCCAGAAGGTTGCGGTGATGCAGTACGGCAAAATTCTCGAAACGCTGACCGTTGACGCGTTGGTGAACGGCGAGGCGAAAACGCCATACACGCAGATGCTGGTGAACGCCAGCCGCCAGTACACGCGCGAAATGGCGCGCGAAGTCGCGGCGTATTAA
- the yegS gene encoding lipid kinase YegS has protein sequence MSDFPASLLILNGKSADNPELRKAVTLLRDEGIVIHVRVTWEKGDAVRYVDEAVALEVATVIAGGGDGTINEVATALIHCESNAVPALGILPLGTANDFATSVNIPDDLANALKLAIAGRDVPVDIAQVNHKTCFINMATGGFGTRITTETPEKLKAALGGVSYLIHGLMRMDTLKPDRCEIRGENFSWQGDALVIGIGNGRQAGGGQQLCPEALIDDGLLHLRIFTGEELLPALFNTLASSDGKENLVDSVSPWFEVTAPHEMTFNLDGEPLSGTAFRMEILPAALRCRLPPDCPLLR, from the coding sequence ATGTCAGATTTTCCAGCAAGTTTACTGATACTTAACGGTAAAAGTGCCGATAACCCCGAGCTGCGCAAAGCGGTGACTCTGCTGCGCGACGAGGGCATTGTGATTCACGTGCGCGTCACCTGGGAGAAAGGCGACGCCGTACGCTATGTCGACGAAGCGGTGGCGCTTGAGGTGGCTACGGTGATTGCCGGCGGCGGCGATGGCACCATCAATGAAGTCGCAACGGCGTTGATCCACTGCGAGAGCAACGCGGTTCCCGCGCTGGGGATATTACCGCTTGGCACCGCCAATGATTTTGCCACCAGCGTGAATATTCCTGATGATTTAGCCAACGCCCTCAAGCTGGCAATTGCCGGGCGCGACGTCCCGGTGGATATTGCCCAGGTCAACCATAAAACCTGCTTTATCAATATGGCGACCGGCGGCTTCGGTACGCGTATCACCACGGAAACCCCGGAGAAACTGAAGGCAGCGCTGGGCGGCGTATCGTATCTGATTCACGGACTGATGCGCATGGATACCCTGAAACCGGACCGCTGTGAAATTCGCGGCGAGAACTTTAGCTGGCAAGGTGATGCGCTGGTTATTGGCATCGGTAACGGACGCCAGGCGGGAGGCGGCCAGCAGCTGTGCCCGGAGGCATTAATCGACGATGGGCTGCTGCATCTGCGTATTTTTACCGGTGAAGAGCTGCTGCCGGCGCTGTTTAACACGCTGGCCAGCAGCGATGGCAAAGAGAATCTGGTGGACAGCGTCTCGCCGTGGTTCGAAGTCACCGCACCGCATGAAATGACCTTTAACCTCGACGGCGAGCCGCTGAGCGGGACCGCCTTCCGGATGGAAATTTTGCCGGCGGCGCTGCGCTGCCGCCTGCCGCCGGACTGCCCGCTGCTGCGTTAA
- the fbaB gene encoding class I fructose-bisphosphate aldolase — protein sequence MTDIAQLLGKDADSLLQHRCMTIPADQLYLPGHDYVDRVMIDNNRPPAVLRNMQTLYNTGRLAGTGYLSILPVDQGVEHSAGASFAANPLYFDPKNIVELAIEAGCNCVASTYGVLASVSRRYAHRIPFLVKLNHNETLSYPNTFDQTLYASVEQAFNMGAVAVGATIYFGSEESRRQIEEISAAFERAHELGLVTVLWAYLRNPAFKKDGVDYHVSADLTGQANHLAATIGADIVKQKMAENNGGYKAVNFGYTDDRVYSKLTSENPIDLVRYQLANCYMGRAGLINSGGAAGGETDLSDAVRTAVINKRAGGMGLILGRKAFKKSMADGVQLINAVQDVYLDSKITFA from the coding sequence ATGACTGATATTGCGCAGTTGCTTGGCAAAGATGCCGACAGCCTTTTACAGCATCGTTGTATGACCATTCCAGCCGACCAGCTCTATCTGCCCGGCCACGACTACGTTGATCGGGTGATGATAGACAATAACCGCCCGCCAGCCGTATTGCGAAACATGCAGACGCTCTACAACACCGGCCGTTTAGCCGGAACGGGCTATCTGTCGATTCTGCCGGTAGATCAGGGCGTCGAACACTCGGCCGGGGCCTCATTTGCCGCCAACCCGCTCTATTTTGACCCGAAAAATATCGTTGAGCTGGCGATTGAAGCCGGCTGTAACTGCGTGGCCTCCACCTACGGCGTGCTGGCGTCGGTGTCTCGCCGCTACGCGCACCGTATTCCGTTCCTGGTCAAACTTAACCACAACGAAACCCTGAGCTACCCGAACACCTTCGATCAAACGCTGTACGCCAGCGTTGAGCAGGCGTTCAATATGGGGGCGGTGGCCGTTGGGGCAACCATCTATTTTGGCTCGGAAGAGTCGCGCCGCCAGATTGAAGAGATTTCTGCCGCCTTTGAGCGTGCGCACGAGCTGGGACTGGTGACGGTGCTGTGGGCCTATCTGCGTAATCCGGCGTTTAAGAAAGACGGCGTCGACTATCACGTCTCTGCCGACCTGACCGGTCAGGCCAACCATCTGGCGGCCACGATTGGTGCGGATATCGTGAAGCAGAAGATGGCCGAGAATAACGGTGGCTATAAAGCCGTTAACTTCGGCTATACCGACGATCGCGTGTACAGCAAGCTGACCAGCGAGAACCCGATTGACCTGGTGCGGTACCAGTTGGCGAACTGCTATATGGGCCGCGCGGGGCTGATTAACTCTGGCGGCGCTGCTGGTGGCGAAACCGATCTGTCTGACGCGGTGCGTACGGCGGTGATCAATAAACGCGCAGGCGGCATGGGCTTAATCCTGGGCCGTAAAGCGTTTAAAAAGTCGATGGCCGACGGCGTACAGCTGATTAACGCCGTGCAGGATGTTTACCTCGATAGCAAAATTACCTTCGCGTAA
- a CDS encoding ABC transporter permease codes for MTVSLDTSLSGASGEGRQRLLRALARAGGFIGKMARNPLTAIGGGIIFLLLVVAIFAPLIAPYNPLVQDLNNALTAPNAQHWFGTDEFGRDIFSRLVYGSRITLYIVLLVSVTVGPLGLLLGVCAGYFGGKVDMVLMRVTDIFISFPSLVLALAFVAALGPGLEHVVIAITLTAWPPIARLARAETLSLRQADFISAVRLQGASPARVLWRHIVPLCLPSVIIRITMNMAGIILTAAGLGFLGLGAQPPEPEWGAMISSGRTYMMECWWVVTIPGLAILINSLAFNFLGDGLRDILDPRSE; via the coding sequence ATGACGGTTTCTCTGGATACTTCTCTTTCAGGCGCGTCCGGTGAAGGCCGCCAGCGGCTGCTGCGTGCGCTGGCGCGGGCCGGCGGGTTTATCGGCAAGATGGCGCGCAATCCGCTGACGGCGATTGGTGGCGGGATTATTTTCCTGCTGCTGGTGGTGGCGATTTTCGCGCCGCTTATCGCCCCCTATAACCCGCTGGTGCAGGACTTAAACAATGCGCTCACCGCGCCAAACGCCCAGCACTGGTTTGGTACCGATGAGTTTGGCCGCGATATTTTCAGCCGCCTGGTCTACGGCTCGCGCATCACGCTGTACATCGTGCTGCTGGTGTCGGTCACCGTCGGCCCGCTGGGGCTGCTGCTCGGCGTCTGCGCGGGCTACTTCGGCGGTAAGGTCGATATGGTGCTGATGCGCGTCACCGACATTTTCATCTCTTTCCCAAGCCTGGTGCTGGCGCTGGCGTTTGTCGCCGCCTTAGGCCCAGGGCTGGAGCACGTGGTGATTGCCATTACGCTCACCGCCTGGCCGCCGATTGCGCGACTGGCGCGTGCCGAAACGCTGTCGCTGCGTCAGGCGGATTTTATCTCCGCCGTGCGTTTACAGGGCGCGTCTCCGGCGCGGGTGCTGTGGCGTCACATTGTGCCGCTGTGCCTGCCATCGGTGATTATCCGTATCACCATGAACATGGCGGGGATCATCCTGACCGCCGCCGGTCTCGGCTTCCTTGGCCTGGGCGCGCAGCCGCCGGAGCCTGAATGGGGGGCGATGATCTCCAGCGGCCGCACCTACATGATGGAGTGCTGGTGGGTGGTGACGATTCCGGGGCTGGCGATTCTGATCAACAGTCTTGCGTTCAACTTCTTAGGAGATGGCCTACGTGACATCCTCGATCCTCGCAGCGAATAA
- a CDS encoding ABC transporter ATP-binding protein, with translation MTSSILAANNAAPLLDVRDLNVKFVNGSAVTHAVRGVSFQLGREKLAIVGESGSGKSTVGRALLHLHPKKARIDASQMQFGDIDLLNASEAQMRTIRGKRISMIMQDPKYSLNPVVRVGDQIAEAWLTHHPGHKTEAKAKALEMLDVVRIRDPERVYGLYPHEISGGQGQRIMIAMMLITDPELVIADEPTSALDVSVRLQVLGLLDDLVKSRGLGLIFISHDINLVRSFCDRVLVMYAGRVVESIAACDLDRAQHPYTQGLISALPDMHSRRPVLPVLQRQACWLTD, from the coding sequence GTGACATCCTCGATCCTCGCAGCGAATAACGCTGCACCGCTGCTCGACGTGCGCGATTTAAACGTCAAATTCGTTAACGGCAGCGCGGTTACCCATGCGGTACGCGGCGTCTCCTTCCAGTTGGGGCGAGAGAAGCTGGCGATTGTCGGCGAATCCGGCTCCGGCAAATCCACCGTCGGGCGCGCGCTGCTGCACCTGCACCCGAAAAAGGCGCGCATTGACGCCAGCCAGATGCAGTTTGGCGATATTGACCTGCTCAACGCCAGCGAAGCGCAGATGCGCACCATCCGCGGTAAGCGTATTTCGATGATTATGCAGGACCCGAAATATTCGCTGAACCCGGTAGTGCGGGTAGGCGACCAGATAGCGGAAGCCTGGCTGACGCACCATCCGGGGCATAAAACGGAGGCGAAGGCCAAAGCGCTGGAGATGCTGGACGTGGTGCGCATTCGCGATCCCGAGCGCGTTTACGGGCTCTATCCGCACGAGATTTCTGGCGGTCAGGGGCAGCGCATTATGATTGCCATGATGCTGATTACCGACCCTGAGCTGGTGATCGCCGATGAACCGACCTCCGCGCTGGACGTCTCGGTGCGTTTGCAGGTGCTGGGCCTGCTGGATGATCTGGTTAAATCGCGCGGGCTGGGGCTGATTTTTATCAGCCACGATATCAACCTGGTACGCAGCTTTTGCGACCGCGTGCTGGTGATGTACGCCGGACGGGTGGTGGAGTCCATCGCCGCCTGCGATCTCGACCGCGCGCAGCACCCATACACGCAGGGCCTGATCAGCGCGCTGCCGGATATGCACAGTCGTCGCCCGGTCTTACCGGTTTTGCAGCGTCAGGCCTGCTGGCTGACGGACTAA
- a CDS encoding IS630-like element ISEc33 family transposase, producing MPIIAPIPRGERRLMQKAIHKTRDKNHARRLTAMLMLHRGERVSDVARTLCCARSSVGRWINWFTHSGIEGLKSLPAGRSRRWPFEHICTLLRELIKHSPGDFGYQRSRWSTELLALKINEITGCQLHAGTVRRWLPSAGLVWRRAAPTLRIRDPHKDEKMAVIHKALDECSAEHPVFYEDEVDIHLNPKIGADWQLRGQQKRVVTPGQNEKYYLAGALHSGTGKVSYVGGNSKSSALFIALLKHLKATYRRAKTITLIVDNYIIHKSRETQRWLKANPKFRVIYQPVYSPWVNHVERLWQALHDTITRNHQCRSMWQLLKKVRHFMETASPFPGGKHGQAKV from the coding sequence ATGCCGATCATAGCACCAATACCCCGTGGCGAACGACGCCTGATGCAGAAAGCTATTCATAAAACGCGCGATAAAAATCATGCCCGCAGACTCACGGCCATGCTGATGCTTCATCGGGGTGAACGGGTCAGCGATGTTGCCAGAACTCTCTGTTGTGCTCGTTCATCCGTTGGTCGCTGGATTAACTGGTTTACGCACTCAGGTATTGAAGGCCTGAAATCCTTACCCGCAGGGCGCTCCCGACGCTGGCCTTTTGAACATATCTGCACCCTGTTACGTGAGCTGATAAAGCATTCTCCCGGCGATTTTGGTTATCAACGTTCACGCTGGAGCACCGAATTACTGGCATTAAAAATCAATGAGATAACCGGTTGCCAGTTACATGCAGGAACCGTTCGCCGCTGGTTGCCATCTGCGGGGCTTGTATGGCGCAGGGCCGCGCCAACTCTGCGTATCCGTGACCCACATAAAGATGAAAAGATGGCGGTAATCCACAAAGCGCTGGATGAATGCAGCGCAGAGCATCCGGTATTTTATGAAGATGAAGTGGATATCCACCTTAATCCTAAAATCGGTGCGGACTGGCAGTTGCGCGGACAGCAGAAACGGGTAGTGACGCCGGGGCAGAACGAAAAATACTATCTGGCCGGCGCACTGCACAGTGGCACGGGTAAAGTCAGCTACGTGGGCGGCAACAGCAAAAGTTCAGCGCTGTTTATCGCTCTGCTGAAGCACCTGAAAGCCACTTACCGGCGGGCGAAAACAATCACGCTGATCGTTGATAACTACATTATCCATAAAAGCCGCGAAACACAGCGCTGGTTGAAAGCAAATCCCAAGTTCAGGGTAATTTACCAGCCGGTTTACTCGCCGTGGGTGAATCATGTGGAACGGCTATGGCAGGCACTTCATGACACGATAACCCGTAATCATCAGTGCCGCTCAATGTGGCAGTTACTGAAAAAGGTCCGCCATTTTATGGAAACCGCCAGCCCATTCCCCGGAGGAAAACATGGTCAGGCAAAAGTGTAG